One window of Paenibacillus sp. FSL K6-3182 genomic DNA carries:
- a CDS encoding YiaA/YiaB family inner membrane protein, whose protein sequence is MAWAGFIIAILAQYIGIYTLEEPLYVKGYYAIAGAFLIVSCLVLQKTIRDNEEDSVHTKTEDLES, encoded by the coding sequence ATGGCTTGGGCTGGCTTTATCATTGCTATTCTCGCTCAATATATAGGTATTTACACGCTAGAGGAGCCGCTTTATGTCAAAGGCTACTACGCGATTGCCGGTGCTTTCTTAATCGTTTCTTGCCTCGTTTTGCAAAAGACCATTCGAGATAATGAAGAAGACAGCGTGCATACAAAAACAGAAGATTTAGAAAGCTAG
- a CDS encoding ABC-F family ATP-binding cassette domain-containing protein: MIIVNIQEIKKYHAANLIFDGLTLQIQAGEKIGLIGRNGSGKSTLLRLISGHDQVDEGMLTVQKELAIGYLPQTPAEFDKLTVYEVLAYGYQDLMACKQQMTQMEIEMSSPQMLADSAALERLLKTYSLAQERFERSGGYEMDTAIEQVATGLRIDRAVYSRSFGSLSGGEKTRIALASQLIVRPALLLLDEPTNHLDLRGMEWLEQFIQQYDGACVIVSHDRYFLDEVCSKIIELEDGTAQTFLTNYSGYVKEKEELLLLQFANFQEQQKQIKKMKETIKRLEEWGRIGDNEKFFKRAASMRKALEKLEMIKRPVLDPKTADFELTALDRSGRKAITFENVTKQFGDRVILEKAEGSLFYGEKVVLVGDNGSGKTTLFKMLLGELQPDDGQLVLGARLHIGYLAQEEKVDDKQLSVLEFFKTEGGLEEGEARNILASYLFYGTDVFKPLHLLSGGEWSRLRLALLIRKKPNLLLLDEPTNHLDVSSREALEEALENYDGTVLAISHDRYFINRLAKRVWELNEGAIHTYLGNYDDFKSKRKPYKTNENIVTIKTEHVVRDPKQLANYSKPKHGGRVERTKEQLEQEIARLEASLLEGNMEMEQIATMGDPAALESIWNMQEERQKQLDQLMEVWLEL; the protein is encoded by the coding sequence ATGATTATTGTTAATATACAGGAAATAAAGAAATACCACGCTGCAAATCTGATATTTGATGGACTTACGCTGCAAATACAAGCAGGCGAGAAGATCGGGTTGATTGGCCGCAACGGAAGCGGAAAATCGACATTGCTTCGCCTAATTTCAGGTCATGATCAGGTAGATGAGGGAATGCTTACAGTACAGAAGGAGCTGGCAATCGGATATTTGCCGCAGACACCTGCCGAGTTTGATAAGCTGACCGTTTATGAAGTTTTGGCTTATGGCTATCAAGACTTAATGGCGTGCAAGCAACAGATGACGCAGATGGAAATAGAGATGTCGAGTCCGCAAATGCTTGCTGATTCAGCTGCTTTGGAGCGTTTGTTAAAAACATACTCGCTGGCTCAGGAAAGGTTCGAGAGAAGCGGCGGTTATGAGATGGATACGGCAATTGAGCAGGTCGCAACGGGCTTGCGTATCGACCGAGCTGTTTATTCACGAAGCTTTGGCAGCCTGTCCGGCGGTGAGAAAACGCGGATTGCACTTGCATCCCAGCTGATTGTCCGACCGGCTTTGCTGCTGCTTGATGAACCTACGAACCATCTGGATTTGCGGGGGATGGAGTGGCTGGAGCAATTTATTCAGCAATATGATGGCGCATGTGTCATCGTATCGCATGATCGTTATTTTCTTGATGAGGTGTGCTCCAAAATAATCGAGCTTGAGGACGGTACAGCACAAACCTTTCTTACAAACTATAGCGGATATGTGAAGGAGAAAGAGGAGCTTCTCTTGCTGCAGTTTGCGAATTTTCAAGAGCAGCAGAAGCAGATAAAGAAGATGAAGGAAACGATTAAGCGCTTGGAGGAATGGGGGCGTATCGGCGACAATGAGAAGTTTTTTAAACGCGCCGCTTCCATGCGCAAAGCTTTGGAAAAGCTGGAAATGATTAAACGACCGGTTCTTGATCCGAAGACCGCTGATTTCGAGCTTACAGCGCTTGATCGCTCTGGACGTAAGGCCATTACCTTTGAGAATGTAACTAAACAATTCGGTGATCGGGTTATTTTGGAAAAAGCTGAGGGCAGCTTGTTCTATGGTGAGAAGGTTGTGCTGGTCGGGGACAATGGGTCAGGCAAAACGACGCTGTTTAAGATGCTGCTTGGCGAGCTTCAACCAGATGATGGACAGCTAGTCTTAGGAGCCCGTCTTCATATCGGCTATTTGGCTCAAGAAGAGAAGGTTGACGATAAGCAGCTCAGCGTACTTGAATTTTTTAAAACGGAGGGCGGTTTAGAAGAAGGCGAGGCAAGGAATATACTGGCTAGCTATTTGTTTTACGGAACGGATGTATTTAAACCACTTCATTTGCTGTCAGGCGGGGAATGGTCACGCCTTCGCCTCGCGCTGCTTATTCGCAAAAAACCGAATTTATTGCTGTTGGATGAGCCAACGAATCATCTTGATGTCAGCTCCCGCGAGGCGCTGGAGGAAGCTTTGGAAAACTATGATGGAACGGTGCTGGCGATCTCGCATGATCGGTATTTTATCAATCGGCTGGCTAAACGAGTTTGGGAGCTTAATGAGGGAGCCATTCACACTTACTTGGGCAATTACGATGACTTTAAGTCAAAGCGGAAGCCTTATAAAACGAACGAGAACATTGTTACCATTAAAACGGAGCATGTTGTGCGAGATCCGAAGCAATTAGCTAACTATTCAAAGCCGAAACATGGTGGAAGAGTGGAGCGTACGAAGGAGCAGCTGGAACAAGAGATTGCGAGGCTTGAAGCAAGTCTGCTAGAGGGCAATATGGAAATGGAGCAAATCGCGACAATGGGTGATCCAGCTGCGCTTGAATCCATTTGGAATATGCAGGAGGAACGGCAAAAGCAGCTGGATCAGCTAATGGAAGTATGGTTGGAACTATAA
- a CDS encoding histidine kinase — translation MRSGLSNPLTKLNIKQQLILLFLVMVSPIFLLHWYGNMKAEHLLKNHVTSAYVELIKQNDTVINRDMDTISKITTTIIQNPITQQLVPTGAETVIERVRKYDKVDKLLASNSIPLNGGEAVYYSLYIYDPNDYYFFAPKRQLTQTGVYFFSDAEKPSWYDDAVSYKSKGYMEIIDSNVGLSQISTLAYIRAVSNVSIGNGIIGVLVATKMDMKISESLKSVSLPDGKIMFMDWSNRVLAATDSSLMGKTYVLPPATEIKDGMEAVGTFDVMTSDYIYVVNYNRNLNNKLVYQIPISSLLKQQSELKHVIQLISIAYILFGCVVVVYFWRSLMTPLQKLAQFVRTYEPGRLVPETPGKGRNDEVGVLFAALYDMARRLNVLIHYKYHMDIKQKESQLQLLYQQINPHLLYNTLESIYWKSSLEGNTESAEMIKDLSKLMKIGLSRGRELIPLDEELEHASAYVSLQQKRYKYEFQVHWNISDAARMIMIPKISLQPLIENAIIHGVKFMGEDGEIQISAVVEGERVTIKVEDNGHKEVDYASIERLLSNDKSDHSLGYGIRNIQQRIQLHFGNGYGMSYKRGDNGGTTVTIILPTSYDETK, via the coding sequence ATGCGATCGGGTCTTAGCAATCCTTTGACAAAATTGAACATAAAGCAGCAATTGATACTTTTGTTTCTCGTGATGGTGAGTCCGATTTTTCTACTGCATTGGTACGGCAATATGAAAGCAGAGCATTTGCTCAAAAACCATGTGACGAGCGCATATGTGGAGCTCATTAAACAAAACGATACCGTCATTAATCGTGACATGGATACGATCAGCAAAATAACGACGACGATTATTCAAAATCCAATTACGCAGCAGCTTGTCCCTACTGGGGCTGAGACGGTTATTGAGAGAGTACGGAAATACGATAAGGTCGACAAGCTGCTTGCGAGTAATTCGATTCCTCTTAATGGAGGAGAAGCCGTATATTATTCGCTGTATATTTATGACCCGAATGATTACTATTTTTTTGCACCGAAGCGTCAGTTGACACAAACCGGGGTTTATTTTTTCTCCGATGCAGAGAAGCCAAGCTGGTACGATGATGCGGTCAGTTATAAGAGTAAAGGGTACATGGAAATTATTGATTCAAATGTAGGGTTGTCGCAGATCAGCACGCTTGCTTATATTCGTGCCGTTAGCAATGTATCTATTGGAAACGGTATCATTGGCGTTTTGGTCGCAACAAAGATGGATATGAAAATTAGCGAATCGCTGAAATCCGTTTCATTGCCAGACGGCAAGATCATGTTTATGGATTGGTCGAACCGCGTGCTCGCAGCGACTGATTCAAGTCTGATGGGGAAGACGTATGTACTGCCGCCTGCAACAGAGATTAAAGATGGGATGGAAGCGGTGGGCACTTTTGATGTCATGACCTCTGATTACATCTATGTGGTCAATTATAACCGCAACTTGAACAATAAACTTGTCTATCAAATTCCGATCAGCTCGTTATTAAAGCAGCAAAGCGAGCTCAAGCATGTCATTCAGCTCATTTCTATTGCTTATATATTGTTCGGCTGCGTCGTTGTTGTTTATTTCTGGCGCTCGCTTATGACGCCGCTTCAGAAGCTGGCGCAATTTGTTCGCACCTATGAGCCAGGCAGGCTAGTACCGGAGACGCCGGGAAAAGGCCGGAATGACGAGGTCGGCGTACTCTTTGCTGCTTTGTATGACATGGCCCGCAGGCTGAATGTGCTTATTCATTATAAATATCATATGGACATCAAGCAGAAGGAGTCGCAGCTTCAGCTGCTTTACCAGCAAATTAATCCACATCTACTGTACAACACGCTTGAGAGTATTTACTGGAAGAGCTCGCTTGAAGGCAATACGGAATCGGCTGAAATGATTAAGGACTTATCGAAGCTGATGAAAATTGGCCTAAGCAGAGGGAGAGAGCTCATTCCGCTGGACGAGGAGCTTGAGCATGCATCCGCTTATGTCAGCTTGCAGCAGAAGCGGTACAAATATGAGTTTCAAGTGCATTGGAACATTTCCGATGCAGCAAGAATGATTATGATTCCGAAAATATCGCTGCAGCCGCTTATCGAAAATGCGATTATCCATGGCGTTAAATTTATGGGCGAGGATGGCGAAATCCAAATTTCGGCCGTAGTTGAGGGCGAGCGGGTTACGATCAAGGTGGAGGACAACGGACATAAGGAAGTTGATTATGCCTCAATTGAGCGTTTGTTAAGCAATGACAAGTCGGATCATAGTTTAGGTTATGGGATTCGTAACATTCAACAACGAATTCAGCTTCATTTTGGCAATGGATATGGAATGAGCTACAAGCGCGGGGACAACGGCGGTACGACGGTGACGATTATTTTGCCAACGAGCTATGATGAGACAAAGTGA
- a CDS encoding response regulator: MYNILIVDDEPLICEGLCSLLSASGISLANVYMAHSGYEALDYLRIEEIDLLITDIQMGSMNGIELMHQAKLLKPWVQTIIISAYETFQYAQMAIRLGAKDYMIKPLNNDQFLDSVRNVLLKMNKPAATEDQFLSKLQEHFHMEEPLPKRTELFNQLLSSSEETPEEIAKKLYERYAIKLNGPYYAVIKLRLNLSDKDRQIQSRDALLLQYAALNIANELLDKEWNHVAFYSPNQEISVLIQWDENEFGEASVNKINQLDMIGRSLHYNIHKFIGLHCVIGISQIVRGIGFVGMLSEQARKAILWNHEHRDHYVFYYGDFNWSTYTQDPTAEELSEQNSLIVEKSKAYIDRNFAQKGLTLHEVAQKNHVSPNYLSYLFKKDTGYNLWEYVIKLRMEESRKLILFTDLRRYEISERVGYESPEHFSKIFKKYYGMSPSELKKDDKK, encoded by the coding sequence ATGTACAATATATTGATCGTAGATGACGAGCCTTTAATATGTGAGGGTTTATGCAGTTTATTGTCTGCTTCCGGCATTAGTTTAGCAAATGTTTATATGGCACACAGCGGATATGAAGCGCTCGATTATTTGAGAATTGAAGAAATTGACCTGCTGATCACAGATATTCAAATGGGTTCGATGAATGGAATTGAGCTAATGCATCAGGCTAAGCTGCTGAAGCCTTGGGTTCAGACGATCATCATTTCCGCTTATGAAACGTTTCAATATGCTCAAATGGCGATTCGACTCGGTGCAAAGGACTATATGATTAAACCGCTTAATAACGATCAATTTCTGGATTCCGTCCGAAATGTGCTGCTCAAAATGAATAAGCCTGCGGCAACGGAGGATCAGTTCTTATCCAAGCTGCAAGAGCATTTCCATATGGAGGAGCCGCTCCCGAAGCGAACGGAGCTGTTTAATCAGCTGCTGTCAAGCTCCGAGGAGACACCCGAGGAAATAGCGAAGAAGCTGTATGAGCGCTACGCAATCAAGCTGAACGGGCCTTATTATGCGGTCATTAAGCTGCGCCTGAATTTATCGGATAAGGATCGGCAGATCCAAAGTAGGGATGCACTGCTGCTGCAATATGCTGCATTGAACATTGCGAACGAGCTGCTTGATAAGGAATGGAATCATGTGGCCTTCTATTCCCCCAATCAGGAGATTAGTGTACTAATTCAATGGGACGAGAACGAGTTTGGAGAAGCTAGTGTCAACAAAATTAATCAATTGGATATGATCGGGCGCAGCCTCCATTACAACATTCATAAATTTATCGGGCTGCACTGTGTCATAGGCATTAGTCAAATTGTGCGGGGCATTGGTTTCGTGGGCATGCTCAGCGAACAAGCGCGCAAAGCGATCTTGTGGAACCATGAGCACCGTGATCATTATGTGTTTTATTACGGTGATTTTAATTGGAGCACCTATACGCAGGACCCTACTGCCGAAGAGCTAAGCGAACAGAATAGCCTCATTGTAGAGAAGTCGAAGGCATATATCGATCGCAACTTTGCTCAAAAGGGACTGACGCTGCATGAGGTCGCCCAAAAAAATCATGTCAGCCCGAATTACTTAAGCTATTTGTTCAAGAAGGATACGGGCTATAACTTATGGGAGTACGTAATAAAGCTTCGAATGGAGGAGAGTCGAAAGCTTATTTTGTTTACCGATTTGCGAAGATACGAGATTTCGGAGCGCGTCGGCTACGAATCTCCTGAGCATTTTAGCAAAATATTTAAAAAATATTATGGGATGAGCCCAAGCGAGCTTAAGAAGGACGACAAGAAATAA
- a CDS encoding sugar ABC transporter permease, protein MEQSVVVGEPLDSKVQRKAGRWKRHISGYLFLLPAAIIFILFLWVPITKGIIYSFYTIDFVKGNTFVGFDNYKTIFNDPDVWIGVKNTLYYMFLCMVIGFWVPILFAIAISELRRFQGFVRVAAYLPNVVPAVVLYGLWRWFYDPVGPINGLLTEAGLDQIAFLTNKSWSMISLVVMETWQQFGSGMLIYLAAVLSIPRDWYEAAEIDGAGIFRRIWHITLPSIRGLILLLFLLQLIATTQGFQSQLALLDGGPNKATLTYSLFIVKYAFTKLDYGVASALGVLMFVVLGGLALLQFRLNNRGAGK, encoded by the coding sequence ATGGAACAATCCGTTGTAGTAGGCGAGCCGCTCGATAGCAAGGTGCAGAGAAAGGCTGGCAGGTGGAAAAGACATATTTCGGGCTATTTGTTTCTGCTGCCCGCAGCTATCATTTTTATTTTATTTTTGTGGGTGCCGATAACGAAAGGTATTATTTACAGCTTCTATACGATCGATTTTGTAAAGGGCAATACGTTCGTGGGGTTTGATAACTACAAGACGATTTTTAACGATCCTGATGTATGGATTGGTGTGAAAAATACGCTGTACTACATGTTTTTATGTATGGTTATCGGCTTTTGGGTTCCTATTCTGTTTGCAATCGCGATATCAGAGCTGCGTCGCTTTCAAGGCTTCGTTCGCGTGGCGGCATATTTGCCGAACGTCGTGCCTGCTGTTGTGTTATACGGCTTATGGAGATGGTTCTATGATCCGGTAGGTCCGATTAACGGATTGCTGACGGAAGCGGGGCTAGACCAAATAGCCTTCCTAACGAATAAAAGCTGGTCGATGATTTCGCTTGTCGTCATGGAAACATGGCAGCAGTTCGGTTCAGGCATGCTCATTTATTTGGCTGCTGTTCTTAGTATCCCGCGGGACTGGTATGAGGCAGCAGAAATTGATGGCGCAGGCATATTCCGCCGTATCTGGCATATTACGCTTCCGTCGATTCGCGGCTTGATTCTGCTTCTGTTCCTCTTGCAGTTGATTGCAACGACGCAAGGTTTCCAATCTCAGCTGGCCTTGCTTGACGGCGGTCCGAACAAAGCAACGCTCACTTACTCGCTGTTTATCGTCAAATATGCATTTACGAAGCTTGATTACGGGGTAGCTTCTGCACTGGGTGTACTTATGTTCGTCGTCCTTGGCGGTTTGGCACTTTTACAATTCAGGCTGAACAACAGGGGGGCGGGCAAGTGA
- a CDS encoding carbohydrate ABC transporter permease, producing the protein MKSLDRGILSSHDLRRNKNKVGFLLIILVIIAMVASMLYPIATALFNGLKANTEVNSFPPHFLPSEWHFDNYRTGWNFINLPQFLKNTLMIFGGNMIMTIVVLGLAAFSLSKLNVPYQKGIYFFFMITLFIPPSTYIIPNFLNLKDLGLLNTYAAFWLPASASAFYLLLLKNFFDGIHHEMIEAARIDGASDWKCFSLIAIPLSIPIFSTLAIFVFSTAWNDWFWPSLVMHSDKKYPLATAVYKYVISAQRLNLNIRFAILTMVMLPPILVFLAFQKFIMRGLHLGGVKG; encoded by the coding sequence ATGAAGAGCTTAGACAGAGGGATATTATCCAGTCACGATTTGCGCAGAAATAAAAACAAGGTAGGGTTTCTGCTTATTATCCTTGTCATAATTGCAATGGTTGCCTCGATGCTTTATCCCATTGCTACTGCATTGTTTAACGGTTTGAAAGCAAACACCGAAGTGAACTCGTTTCCGCCGCACTTTTTGCCATCGGAGTGGCATTTCGACAACTATCGAACAGGCTGGAATTTTATTAATCTGCCGCAGTTTTTGAAAAACACGCTTATGATTTTTGGCGGCAATATGATTATGACCATCGTCGTGCTCGGTTTAGCAGCCTTTAGCCTCTCCAAACTTAATGTTCCGTATCAGAAGGGAATCTACTTTTTTTTCATGATTACACTTTTCATACCGCCGAGCACTTATATCATTCCGAACTTTCTTAATCTGAAGGATCTTGGTTTGCTTAATACGTATGCGGCTTTCTGGCTGCCAGCCAGTGCGAGTGCATTCTATCTGCTGCTGCTTAAAAATTTCTTCGATGGTATCCATCATGAAATGATTGAAGCGGCTCGAATCGACGGTGCGTCAGACTGGAAATGCTTCAGCCTTATCGCGATTCCGCTTTCCATTCCTATTTTCTCCACGCTCGCAATATTTGTTTTCTCAACGGCATGGAACGATTGGTTCTGGCCTTCGCTTGTGATGCACAGCGATAAGAAATATCCGCTTGCGACAGCCGTATATAAATACGTCATCAGTGCGCAAAGGCTCAATCTGAACATTCGTTTCGCGATCCTTACGATGGTGATGCTGCCGCCGATTCTCGTGTTTCTGGCGTTCCAAAAGTTCATTATGCGCGGACTTCATCTTGGCGGGGTTAAGGGATAA
- a CDS encoding extracellular solute-binding protein, protein MLKKNVAVLICLVMICSILAACSGGSKETNDPKETDKPTNAATNNAGSKETDPPKEDIKDKKITISIYYPLPDQVENRKLEDDKIKRFNEVYPNVEIVKSDWHYNPSEIGIKMAANEAPTFFNTWATEAKFLQERGWVADITELWDSYPFKDQINPVLQSQFIIDGKVFGVSQKAYVTTTVVNKKLLDEKGVPIPSYDWTWDDMYNTAKAVADPKKGIAGIAPMGKGTEAGWNWTNFLFEAGGDVQTIADGKVTAAFNSAAGLKALEFYNKLRWEANAIPQDWALGWGDAVGAFGQSRTAMVIAGAEGVLEQALNQGGLKPEDVLTFPMPAAEKGGKHTGVLGGDYLVINPNATKDEQEIAFRYITFDYFTDKGLESLETDIQKRQTEGKYYIPPQMNYYSPSSEYGQKAQAIFDKYDNVYKYNAESDSLLDGKPEAQYNTQDYYGEVTNVLQEVFSKKGSDLQGLLDKSAKVVQEKFFDSIKVE, encoded by the coding sequence ATGCTAAAGAAAAACGTGGCAGTGTTGATTTGTTTGGTCATGATATGCTCAATTCTTGCGGCTTGCAGCGGTGGCAGCAAGGAGACCAACGATCCAAAAGAAACCGATAAACCAACGAATGCAGCGACAAACAATGCAGGCAGCAAGGAAACAGATCCTCCGAAGGAAGATATTAAAGACAAGAAAATTACGATCAGCATTTATTATCCATTGCCAGATCAGGTTGAGAACCGCAAGCTGGAAGATGACAAAATCAAACGTTTTAACGAGGTTTATCCTAACGTGGAAATCGTAAAAAGCGACTGGCACTACAACCCAAGCGAAATCGGCATCAAAATGGCAGCAAACGAAGCGCCGACATTTTTCAACACTTGGGCAACAGAAGCTAAGTTTTTGCAGGAGCGCGGCTGGGTAGCCGACATTACGGAGCTGTGGGACAGTTATCCATTCAAGGATCAAATCAACCCTGTGCTGCAAAGCCAATTTATCATTGACGGCAAGGTGTTCGGGGTATCCCAGAAAGCCTATGTTACAACTACGGTTGTAAACAAGAAGCTGCTTGACGAGAAAGGTGTACCGATTCCATCGTATGACTGGACATGGGACGATATGTACAACACTGCGAAAGCAGTAGCTGATCCGAAGAAAGGCATTGCGGGTATTGCACCGATGGGCAAAGGTACAGAAGCAGGCTGGAACTGGACCAACTTCTTGTTTGAGGCAGGCGGCGATGTTCAGACGATCGCTGACGGCAAAGTAACAGCCGCCTTTAATTCTGCGGCAGGCTTGAAGGCGCTAGAGTTTTACAACAAGCTTAGATGGGAAGCAAATGCAATTCCGCAGGACTGGGCACTTGGATGGGGCGATGCTGTCGGCGCTTTCGGACAAAGCCGTACGGCTATGGTTATAGCGGGAGCTGAGGGTGTACTTGAGCAAGCACTCAACCAAGGCGGCTTGAAGCCAGAGGATGTACTGACATTCCCGATGCCGGCAGCAGAGAAAGGCGGCAAGCATACAGGCGTGCTTGGCGGCGATTACCTCGTGATCAATCCAAATGCAACGAAGGACGAACAAGAAATTGCTTTCCGCTATATTACATTCGATTACTTTACCGATAAAGGTCTAGAGTCTCTTGAAACCGATATCCAAAAACGCCAAACAGAAGGCAAATACTATATTCCGCCGCAAATGAACTACTACAGCCCTTCATCGGAATACGGTCAAAAAGCACAGGCTATATTTGATAAATACGATAACGTCTACAAATATAACGCTGAATCCGATTCTTTGCTTGACGGCAAACCTGAAGCGCAATACAACACGCAGGATTACTACGGCGAAGTAACGAATGTGCTGCAAGAGGTTTTCTCCAAAAAAGGTTCAGATCTTCAAGGCTTGCTCGACAAGTCTGCCAAGGTCGTGCAAGAGAAGTTTTTTGATTCTATTAAAGTCGAATAG
- a CDS encoding HD-GYP domain-containing protein — translation MEQLIGKKMKYDILNAYGVTIVPADSVLTRESIQILINHRIDLSSIALAYEDKPIQQSSIQIGELVQQTVNISKELFESILVSRKVPLMEIRNEVLPAILQLSKNQDIFELFEAVKAKDDYVYEHNVGVGVISTLIGRWMNLDNSELSILSLAATLHDVGKVKLPLEVLNKPGKLNEVEFQLIKKHTIYGYELLKGTTGLSLRIARVALQHHEREDGNGYPLGLKKENIDLFSSIVAVADIFHAMSSKRPYHEPLSFHEIVNQMTDGKFGVLNPQIISVFIENLMKRLVGKQVLLTDGREGEVVYINPHNIETPLIKLADYFLDLSQERNIHIKSIIA, via the coding sequence ATGGAACAGTTGATCGGGAAAAAAATGAAATATGATATTTTGAACGCTTATGGCGTTACGATTGTACCTGCTGACTCTGTTCTGACTCGTGAATCAATACAAATATTAATAAACCATCGGATAGATTTATCATCGATTGCCCTTGCTTATGAGGATAAGCCGATTCAGCAATCAAGCATTCAAATTGGTGAGCTTGTTCAGCAAACGGTGAATATCTCAAAAGAGCTCTTTGAATCGATATTAGTATCACGTAAGGTCCCGTTAATGGAGATTCGCAATGAGGTGCTGCCAGCTATTTTGCAGCTATCCAAAAATCAGGATATTTTCGAATTATTCGAAGCGGTGAAAGCCAAGGATGATTATGTATATGAGCATAACGTAGGAGTGGGCGTCATATCGACGCTTATCGGAAGATGGATGAATCTGGACAATTCAGAGCTTTCGATTTTGTCGCTTGCTGCTACCCTGCATGATGTTGGCAAAGTAAAGCTTCCGCTAGAGGTTTTAAACAAGCCGGGCAAGCTGAATGAGGTTGAATTCCAATTAATTAAGAAGCACACCATTTACGGTTATGAGCTGCTCAAGGGTACGACGGGCTTAAGCCTCCGAATCGCTCGTGTTGCGCTTCAGCATCATGAACGCGAGGACGGGAACGGCTATCCACTCGGACTGAAAAAGGAAAATATCGATTTATTCAGCTCTATCGTAGCAGTTGCGGATATTTTTCATGCGATGTCCTCCAAGCGTCCTTATCACGAGCCATTATCCTTTCATGAAATTGTTAATCAGATGACAGATGGGAAGTTTGGCGTTCTTAACCCGCAAATTATCTCGGTATTTATTGAAAACCTGATGAAGCGATTAGTCGGCAAACAAGTGCTTCTGACGGATGGCCGAGAAGGCGAGGTCGTGTACATCAATCCGCACAATATTGAGACGCCTCTTATCAAGCTGGCAGATTATTTCTTGGATTTAAGCCAGGAGAGAAATATACATATCAAATCTATTATCGCTTAA